A genomic window from Dermacentor silvarum isolate Dsil-2018 chromosome 9, BIME_Dsil_1.4, whole genome shotgun sequence includes:
- the LOC119463634 gene encoding uncharacterized protein LOC119463634 codes for MADQEALAALRQQVQHLQEQLQAQQQVIKNQEQQLHEQQQRTQSEPHSSDNAAQPRSGHAPQSSAPVGTTTPAATANTDVCRVTVKLPPFCAESPEVWFAQVEAQFSMAPITQDRTRYDYVVAHLDSRYAAELRDVLASPPANDCYLQLKRELIRRLSPSEDEKLCQLLQHEALGDRKPSQLLRLMRPLAGSTPVDDSLLRIMWLDRLPSHAQAILKVQPNLPLDQLAEIADRVVEASPLPPPLFVHAAGSPQPTPELASRIDEIVRQVDSIQRHLDQRPTLGLGKRTQSRGRNTDSSQENHNGLCYYHRRFGDRARKC; via the coding sequence ATGGCCGACCAGGAAGCCCTCGCCGCTCTTCGCCAACAAGTACAACATCTTCAAGAGCAACTTCAGGCCCAGCAACAAGTAATCAAGAACCAAGAGCAGCAACTCCATGAACAGCAGCAACGCACCCAAAGTGAACCGCACTCATCTGACAATGCTGCGCAGCCGCGCTCGGGCCACGCCCCCCAAAGCTCTGCTCCAGTGGGCACCACCACTCCAGCGGCCACCGCCAACACGGACGTCTGTCGCGTCACCGTCAAGCTCCCACCCTTTTGTGCAGAGTCACCCGAGGTGTGGTTCGCTCAAGTCGAGGCGCAGTTTTCAATGGCACCTATTACTCAGGACCGGACGCGCTACGACTACGTCGTCGCCCACCTAGACTCTCGATACGCAGCTGAGCTCCGCGACGTACTCGCAAGTCCTCCAGCTAACGACTGCTACCTGCAGCTGAAGAGGGAACTAATTCGGCGGCTTTCACCTTCAGAAGACGAGAAATTATGTCAACTCCTTCAACACGAAGCGCTCGGTGACCGCAAGCCATCGCAGCTCCTGCGCCTTATGCGTCCCCTCGCGGGCAGCACGCCTGTTGACGACTCCCTCCTGCGAATAATGTGGCTTGACCGTTTACCCTCTCACGCTCAGGCCATCCTCAAGGTTCAGCCGAATCTGCCGCTGGACCAGCTCGCCGAAATCGCCGACCGAGTCGTCGAAGCCTCTCCACTGCCACCACCCCTTTTCGTCCACGCCGCCGGCAGCCCACAGCCCACCCCCGAGCTCGCTAGCCGTATCGACGAAATCGTCCGTCAGGTGGATTCTATTCAAAGGCATCTGGATCAACGCCCGACGTTGGGTCTCGGAAAACGCACCCAAAGCCGAGGCCGAAACACCGATTCATCGCAAGAAAACCACAACGGCCTCTGCTACTACCATCGTCGCTTTGGTGACAGAGCCCGGAAATGCTAA